In Tachypleus tridentatus isolate NWPU-2018 chromosome 7, ASM421037v1, whole genome shotgun sequence, a genomic segment contains:
- the LOC143255041 gene encoding uncharacterized protein LOC143255041 isoform X2 encodes MGMVKSQNKEMASKIDDINSLRQDKCFWPDDTTVLDNYHSLDDLENEERSRGATKRPSGSAEDPSPNSESTDSSSVSDEVTIPAKPKQQRRSSTNGRRRRQPLNARERNLRRLESNERERMRMHSLNDAFQSLREVIPHVAMERKLSKIETLTLAKNYIMALTNVVCEMKGESKPYKLLPENLDNNNNSRDGDSRERALRLSESALNFKEINPNHQGKLEGVDITQFEVPSRDSNSL; translated from the exons atg GGAATGGTGAAATCCCAAAACAAGGAGATGGCGTCGAAGATAGACGATATAAACtcactgagacaagataagtgcTTCTGGCCAGATGACACCACCGTCTTAGACAACTACCATTCCTTAGATGACCTAGAAAACGAAGAAAGGTCCCGCGGTGCCACGAAGAGACCATCCGGTTCGGCAGAGGATCCTTCCCCCAACAGTGAATCTACCGACTCGAGCTCTGTAAGCGACGAGGTTACAATCCCAGCGAAACCCAAGCAACAACGAAGATCGTCAACGAACGGACGTAGACGGCGACAACCCCTGAATGCGAGAGAGAGAAATCTTCGTCGGTTAGAAAGTAACGAAAGAGAGCGCATGCGTATGCACAGCTTAAACGATGCCTTCCAGTCCCTGCGAGAAGTGATACCCCACGTTGCAATGGAAAGAAAACTATCTAAGATTGAGACATTGACGCTAGCAAAAAACTACATAATGGCACTCACAAATGTGGTTTGCGAGATGAAAGGAGAAAGTAAACCCTACAAGCTGTTACCAGAAAAccttgacaacaacaacaacagcagagATGGAGATAGCCGCGAGAGGGCACTTCGACTCTCTGAAAGTgcattaaattttaaagaaataaacccTAACCACCAGGGGAAACTGGAAGGAGTAGACATTACTCAATTTGAAGTTCCATCTCGAGATTCGAACAGTCTTTAG
- the LOC143255041 gene encoding uncharacterized protein LOC143255041 isoform X3: MVKSQNKEMASKIDDINSLRQDKCFWPDDTTVLDNYHSLDDLENEERSRGATKRPSGSAEDPSPNSESTDSSSVSDEVTIPAKPKQQRRSSTNGRRRRQPLNARERNLRRLESNERERMRMHSLNDAFQSLREVIPHVAMERKLSKIETLTLAKNYIMALTNVVCEMKGESKPYKLLPENLDNNNNSRDGDSRERALRLSESALNFKEINPNHQGKLEGVDITQFEVPSRDSNSL; this comes from the coding sequence ATGGTGAAATCCCAAAACAAGGAGATGGCGTCGAAGATAGACGATATAAACtcactgagacaagataagtgcTTCTGGCCAGATGACACCACCGTCTTAGACAACTACCATTCCTTAGATGACCTAGAAAACGAAGAAAGGTCCCGCGGTGCCACGAAGAGACCATCCGGTTCGGCAGAGGATCCTTCCCCCAACAGTGAATCTACCGACTCGAGCTCTGTAAGCGACGAGGTTACAATCCCAGCGAAACCCAAGCAACAACGAAGATCGTCAACGAACGGACGTAGACGGCGACAACCCCTGAATGCGAGAGAGAGAAATCTTCGTCGGTTAGAAAGTAACGAAAGAGAGCGCATGCGTATGCACAGCTTAAACGATGCCTTCCAGTCCCTGCGAGAAGTGATACCCCACGTTGCAATGGAAAGAAAACTATCTAAGATTGAGACATTGACGCTAGCAAAAAACTACATAATGGCACTCACAAATGTGGTTTGCGAGATGAAAGGAGAAAGTAAACCCTACAAGCTGTTACCAGAAAAccttgacaacaacaacaacagcagagATGGAGATAGCCGCGAGAGGGCACTTCGACTCTCTGAAAGTgcattaaattttaaagaaataaacccTAACCACCAGGGGAAACTGGAAGGAGTAGACATTACTCAATTTGAAGTTCCATCTCGAGATTCGAACAGTCTTTAG
- the LOC143255041 gene encoding uncharacterized protein LOC143255041 isoform X1: protein MKLWNLNQGMVKSQNKEMASKIDDINSLRQDKCFWPDDTTVLDNYHSLDDLENEERSRGATKRPSGSAEDPSPNSESTDSSSVSDEVTIPAKPKQQRRSSTNGRRRRQPLNARERNLRRLESNERERMRMHSLNDAFQSLREVIPHVAMERKLSKIETLTLAKNYIMALTNVVCEMKGESKPYKLLPENLDNNNNSRDGDSRERALRLSESALNFKEINPNHQGKLEGVDITQFEVPSRDSNSL, encoded by the coding sequence GGAATGGTGAAATCCCAAAACAAGGAGATGGCGTCGAAGATAGACGATATAAACtcactgagacaagataagtgcTTCTGGCCAGATGACACCACCGTCTTAGACAACTACCATTCCTTAGATGACCTAGAAAACGAAGAAAGGTCCCGCGGTGCCACGAAGAGACCATCCGGTTCGGCAGAGGATCCTTCCCCCAACAGTGAATCTACCGACTCGAGCTCTGTAAGCGACGAGGTTACAATCCCAGCGAAACCCAAGCAACAACGAAGATCGTCAACGAACGGACGTAGACGGCGACAACCCCTGAATGCGAGAGAGAGAAATCTTCGTCGGTTAGAAAGTAACGAAAGAGAGCGCATGCGTATGCACAGCTTAAACGATGCCTTCCAGTCCCTGCGAGAAGTGATACCCCACGTTGCAATGGAAAGAAAACTATCTAAGATTGAGACATTGACGCTAGCAAAAAACTACATAATGGCACTCACAAATGTGGTTTGCGAGATGAAAGGAGAAAGTAAACCCTACAAGCTGTTACCAGAAAAccttgacaacaacaacaacagcagagATGGAGATAGCCGCGAGAGGGCACTTCGACTCTCTGAAAGTgcattaaattttaaagaaataaacccTAACCACCAGGGGAAACTGGAAGGAGTAGACATTACTCAATTTGAAGTTCCATCTCGAGATTCGAACAGTCTTTAG